GAAGAAAATGTATTCAATTGATTGACAATAAACGGACACCCTACAATAATATCTTTGAGGATTTTCCTGGTTCCAGGAGGTGTCCGTTTATTCCCGGTAGGGCTGTCCGTTTTCGCCGGAATCCGCAATTATTACAGAGCAGAAATATTATGGGTATATATCGAGATGATTTAAATCTGCCAGAGAGGTACTGTATATTTCAATTTGATGGTGAGGAGCTTAAGAACATATACAGTGGAGAAACACCATATAAGGTTGAGACATGCTTGGAAGGGCCCGATTTTCAGGATGCTTTAGAAGGTCTATTTACTCTTAATTACTTCAAAGATATTAAAGACCCAAATCCTGAAAATCAGGATATCTATGGAATTCCCTCATAATTACCTATAATTTTGTAGGATTCTTTGATTCTAATTTGATCCTGGATAATATCTCATTCTGATACTGAATGGTCTCATAGAATAGACCCAGGTGATTCCTGTAATGATTTATTACTTGATTCAGTCTCAATAATTCTTCTCTGTATTCGGCTTTGGTCATATAAGTCTCCTATTGATTTGATAGGAGTAATAAAGATCGTCTGGATCTGCTGCTTCAAAGATCTTTATTTTTTTTAAAAAAAAAGAAGTAGGCTTCGCCAGTATTATATAAAGGACTCATACTTCGTCCACTTTTAGGTAATACTGGATTGTGGTTCTAGGAAACTCCCAGGCTTTCGGCAATTTTTCTTTGTGTTGATCTAAGGGGAAGCACTTTTCCCTTAGAACCCTTTCTAAGATCAGATGCTATGCATCTTCGGCTGCGCCCTCTGTATTTTCCTCTTGATATGAGGCGAAACCTAAAGGATTTCTTCTATTTCATTATGAGGAAAATAGAAAGCAAGATAAATAGCGTATTACAACTGCCCCTAATTCCTTATTATATATATGTTTAATTGTATTACTCAATGATTATTGTATTACGGGAGGGCTATAAGTGATTACATGATATGATTTTATATGTATTACGGATGAAGTTTAAAAATTGTAATAAATATCTCGGTATTCTTAACTTTATATAACATAACTATTTAGCTCTGTATTACATTGTAACACAGAGCTAATGGGTCTAATGACCGTTTATTATCTGTTCTGTGTTGGTTCTTTCGTTTTGATAAAAGCAACAATATGGATAATTAAAGGATTTGATAAACCTGAGGAAGAGTAAGATAAGTACACTAAACGTTAAACGTAGAGACTTCTTATAATGGCGTTTCTGTCTATTTAGAGGGGATCAGTCTTTTCCCCTGGCTGCCTTGCCTTCGATGTACCCGGAATACCAGGACATCCCATCTGCATCTGATGGAGCCTTAGACGGTGCGCTTTCCTTACCGGCCTTAAATCCTAGATCCCAGTCATCATTTGTAATGGTAACAAGCATCTGACGTTTCCCTTCTTTTTTCAGTTTATCCCTATACTCTCTTTGTCTCTCTGCTGATGTCTTTGCCATAAACTTCCCTTTGTTCGTTACTAGTAACATTTTATCATTTCGTTATTAGTAACGCAAGAGGGAATATGATATAATCACCTCTGATTGCCATATTGTGGAGTTTTTTTATGGATAAAGAAAAAATTGATAATGCAGCTCTCGCCCTATTATCAATAACACTACATGATGAGTTTCGAGCATGGAAACAACTTGATTGGGATATACTGAATAGATTATATGAAAAAGGATTCATACTTGATCCTGTTGGAAAATCAAAATCTGTTGTATTCACGGAGGCAGGATTATTGAGAGCCAAGGAATTATTTGATGATCTATTTTCAAAATAGTCCCTGGTGGATGTTCTTTCTCTTATCGATAGAGATGAACATGGAGCATTCTGGATATAACTGCTGATAATTATCTGTTCAGTCTACTTTAAGAAAGTATGACTTTAATAACAGTGCATGTCAATTAAGAAGTTCATACCCTAAATTATTCTCAAAAGTAGAATCAACTATGAGAGCAACAATAATGAACTCGACTGTAAAGGAACGACCTTAATAGAGAACTTTCTGAATTTGGATTATCCTGAGAGAATGAAGCATGTATTGAAATTATTTGATACACGAGGCATTGAAAATTGTAATTTTATTTTTAGTCCTTTTTGACTGGTACAGTGCGGTATCTGAATTCTTAATCAGTTTTGAGGGCGCCGTTCCGCATTTATAGATTGAGACTCCAAAACTTACACTGAGAGGCAAGTTCGATTTGACAATCTGATCATTCGAAGTAAATTCATTTTGAATTCCCTCACAATAAGTTATGACTTGCTTCATCGTGGTGTTTTTAAACATAATACTAAATTCATCACCACCATAACGGAATGGGATGCCACCATTACAATTCATTTTTAGAATTGAACTAAACAAGAGAAGACAATGATCTCCTTCAAGATGTCCAAAATTATCATTAAGGAGTTTGAAATTGTCAAGATCTATCATTACAAAAATATACTTATTATTACAAGAATCATTCTCCATATCCTCCATTGCATTCCTAAACGCAACGCGATTGTTAAGTCCTGTCAATTCATCTATTTGAGAGAACTCTATTAGCTTAGTTTTCTCTCTCTCCTTTTTTAGAAAGGCTACATTTCTTTCTTTTTCGAAAGAAATGACAACTAAACTTACGAAATAAAAGGATATTAGGATAAATAATGAGATCAGGAAATTACTGAAATTTATACCATTATCTAAAACACTTATTTTGTCCTCATCCCACAGAAATATTAAATCTGAAGAGATAATAGACATCAATGATAATATAGCTGTAAGGGTTGTTAACCTATAATTACCATAAATTGTCGTCAATAGAATAGAAAGAGAGAATATAAAATATAGAGAAAGAAACGCACTATGAACCATATAAACAACAAAGAAAATGAAGACTAGAGATAAAGAAACAGTAGTTTTTTTTGTTTCCTGAGATATTCGGTTTGAACGCATTACTTTAAATTCTATAAATAAGCATAATACATTTACAGAACTTGGTATAATAAGGAACTTCATTAGATACAGTGGTATCGTTGTGTTTATCTCATCTGTATAGTACAGAATGATCCCAATAAGACATTCAAGAACAAAGACAAGCAAAACAACAACAATCGTTCCCTGGTAATGCAGGTTTAACCAATTATTATCAATTTCATTGTGCTCTTTCTTCATGTCATTTAAAAATGAAATTTCCATTATTATCCTTTAGAAGAAGACTTCTTTATATATAAAGCTCCATAAATACTAAAATATATATCACTAATTTTAGAACACCTATATGTTTTTTCTACCAAAGAGAGAGGAGAAGAAATATATGGGTGTTCATCTCTCTTTGAGATACATAATCCCTTTGCGGTTAGCCCTACTTAATAAAACTAGTCTTGGCATATATTGTTATTGACAAATAACTTTATATGGTTAACATAGATTAACAAAAAAACATAGAACTAAGAGGTAATTATGAAACGCAATGGATTTAAATTTATACTCACATCACTAATACTGATGCCCCTGTACCTGTTTGCTGGAGGCCAAAAAGAGGAGACTACTCCTTTAAAAGAGATCAATATTTCTTATGTAAAATCTCCTTTTAATCTGCAGGTAATGGTTATGAAAGAGAAGGAGCTTTTAGAAAAGGAATTTGCTCCTGATAAAATAACTATCAAATGGCACGAAATTACTTCCGGAGCCAAACAGGCCGAAGCCATGGCTGCTGGATCTCTGGACATAGCATCTGTTATGAATACTGCATCTGTAACCATTGCCAATGCAGCTGGTAACAATGTGGATATTATTGATGCGGTCAGTCGTCCTATAGATACATTTACAATAATGACAGGAGAAAATGGGCCCTTAAATGTGAAAGATCTGAGTGGAAAAACTGTTGCAGGTCCAAAAGGAACAGTACTACACCAGCTTTTGGAATCGGTAATTCAAAAAGAAGGACTTCACGATGTCAAACTTGTTTCAATGGGACTACCCCAGGCACAGACAGCCCTTTTGGCAGGAAAAGTTGATGCAGCCCTTTTGGCAGGAGCTCTGGTTCTAAAAACTCAGGATGCGGGCGGACAGGTTCTGACTACCAGCGAGGGATATGTACAGCCTCTTCTTGTCAGTGTATCTCCCCGATCTTTCGTTGAAGCCCACCCTGGTGTTATTACAAGATATAAAAAAATACAGAGTCAGGCCTACGACTTCATTATAAACAGCCAGGATGAATCCCTAGCCATAGGAGCAGCTCAGCAAGATCTTTCCCCCGACTATGCTCTAGACCTTTACAAACGTAGCGGTATTGCCAACAACTTCGTAAAGGCAGATGAAGAAGGCCTCCTCAAGGATATCCTATTCCTTCAAGACTTAGGTATGATAGAGGGCGCAGTGACTCCTCACGACCTGATAAGCGAGTTACTGGATGTTCAATAAATTTCTAAATATCCCTCTCATCCTTAAAGATCAGAGGGATACAGTATCTATCACTTGGGATCAGCTTTACGGATACTGCGGACCCACTCAGGTGATAGCCACTGCCCTTGCCTACCGGATTTTTGAACAGGCATTTCGAGAACTCAGCCCCACAGAAACACCCAGACGTGATGAAATAGGCGTATTAACTGCTTTCCCCGGCAGGGGGATACTGGAGTGTATTGAATTAATAACAAGGCTTCCAAGTCTGGCTGCCCATCGTCTTGAAGTGAACCCTCATTCTGGACCCCAAGAAGCCCCAATAGCTTATATCGGACGATTCTATTTTGAAGTGCAAATCAAAAATTCCCGCAAAAGTTTCCTACCTGTACCAGGGCATTTTGATGATGAATTCCGTCATCAGGTAAGCTCCTGTCAAAATAGGGAATTAAACGAGAAGGAATACAAGGATTATATGTCCTACAAGTGGGAGAAAGCACAATCCATCCTCAACTACGAAGAAGACTTATTTATGACAGAATCCATTCCTTCCCGTTCTCTCGCCCCCAAGGGGAAACCCCAATGGTACGGGCTAAAAGACTATGCAGATCTCCACAAATAAAATGGTCCCTTTTCTAAGGGCATCAGCAGTAAAATTGCTGATGCCCAGTCTTATATTACTTTTATGGACAGCAGCATCCTACTGGGAATGGGTCCACCCGTACCTGCTACCATCGCCCTTAAAAGTATTGAATGCAGCATGGAGCCTGCTTATACGAGGAGAATTGCTAAAGCATCTGGGAGTAAGCTTAAAGCGGGTATTGTGCGGGTTTGCCCTTACAATGAGTATAGCCTTTCCATTAAGCATTCTCATTCATTTCCTAGGATGGTTAAAGAACCTTCTTAAGGGGTCATTGGAATTCCTTCGATCGATCCCTCCTCTATCAGCAATACCTCTTCTAATCCTCTGGTTTGGTATCGGAGAAGCCTCTAAAACGGCTATAATTGTTATGGCTTCATTTTTCCCAATTTTCCTGAATGTACTAAGTGGACTTGAGAATGTGGATGAATGCTGGAAGGAACTGTCCGACTCTATCCAACTTAAAAAATCAGACTACTTGAAAAACATACTGATTCCCTCTGCCCTGCCGTCGATTCTAACTGGAATACAACTGGGTATCAGCTATAGTTGGCGGGCCCTCATGGGCGCAGAGATGATTGCTGCTGCTTCGGGGGTTGGATATTTGATATTGGATTCTCAGGAAATGGGACGAATAGACCGTGTCTTTGTTGGAATTATAACCCTAGGTATCTGCGGTATTATCCTAGATCACTTTCTCATGAGGATGTTTAATAACTGGATACCCTGGAAAAACCTTGAGGAGGGACAAAGATGGTAGCACCTCGATTGGCCTTGAAAAATTTGACCAAAGAGTATGATTTAAAGGGTAACAAAATCAAAGCTGTTAATTCTGTTAGCCTTGAACTTCCTCCTGGCAAAATCACAGCTCTTGTTGGAGACAGCGGATGCGGGAAAACAACCCTTCTAAGAATATTGGCTGGTTTATTAGAACCTGATGAGGGTGAAATACACACAATACCAGATGGAGTCAGAGCCGGGGTAGTTTTTCAAGACTCCAGGCTTCTTCCCTGGAAGACAGTAGAGGAAAACCTGCTCCTTTCCCTAAAAAGAACTCAATATCCACCCTTAGATAAGACAAAAAGAGATGAGAGGGTCGATGAAGCCTTAGGCTTGGTACAGTTAAATGAATGGAAGAACAGTTATCCTCGGGAACTCTCAGGCGGAATGGCTCAGAGAATCAGTCTGGCCAGAGCTCTTTGTCAGAAGAAAGGATTCCTGCTAATGGACGAACCTTTTTCTGCCCTAGACGCATTAAGTAGAGAGAAACTACAGTTTGAGTTAAAAGCAATACAACAAAAAATGGGTAATACTGTTCTATTTATTACTCATGATATTTCTGAGGCCATTTTTCTTGCGGACAAAGTTTGTGTTATGAAGTTGGGTCAAATTACCGGAGTAGTTCAAAGCAATGGTAAAAACCATGATGAGATTTCTCATCAGATCCACAAATTACTTGGGTTCAGGAAGATCTAGAAAAGAAACTGACGATCTTGAAACACAAACAACTGATATCTATTCAACTGAAACTTAGTATGATAAGGGTTTTTCGACAAACATTAGTAAGTATGAAGCAGTAATTCATTTATTGAGAGATATTCATATAAATAATGATTACTTCGTTGCCAATAAATAATATTTAAAATAACTTAAATCTACTTCTGATAACATTATCATCCTATTGATATACAAAAAATCATATTTTATAAAATATGGTAATTTAAAAATAATTTAAGTAAGGTCGATTAAAAAAATGTTTACTCCTAGTTACTCAATCCATGATCTTGTGGAAACAATTATTGTTATCCTTAATACACGAGATCCCTATACCTTCGAACATTCTTGGAGAGTCTCTGCTCTTAGTGAGGCCATTTCCAGAGAGATGAATGTTCCCAATGAATACAAAGAGTCCATTCATATGGCAGCACACCTCCATGATATTGGAAAAATTGGAATTCCTGATTATATACTTAACAAGACGGGTAAACTTACGAATGTCGAATATGAAAAAATGAAAGGCCATTCGGAAATAGGATATGAGATTGTCTATGGTATTGAAAACCTGAAAGAAATTGCACTTTATGTACGTCATCATCACGAACGATGGGATGGAAAGGGATATCCAAGTGGTTTAAGTGGGAAGGATATTCCTTTTGGTGCTAGAATTATAGCTGTTGCCGATACATTTGATGCAATTACGAGCCACCGGACTTACAGCAAAGAAAGAAGCTATGATTGGGCATATGAAGAGATTAAGGCTTCCTCTGGAACTCAACTTTGTCCAGAAATATGTGATTCATTTTTGGATTTAAAAGATGATATCCCTATAATTCTCGAAGAAGCTAATAATGAGATTATCCAGAGAGTTGCTAGCAAAAAGAAGTCTTTACATTATTAGAATATAGAAACAATATCTTTTCCCTTTTGGAATTACTTCCAATCAATAGAGATCTTCTTATGAGATTTTGCACAGTCTGTAAGATATAGATTAATTAATTGCTGATATTTCAATCCTGTCTCATTTGCAAGATCTTTGAAGTATTCTACTGTCCCCTGGTCAAGACGAATGCTAATTTTCTGTTTCAGTTTTTCCGCATAGGGATTATTAACCGCATTACTAAAATCATAATTATCTCTCATTTTTCACCCTCCATATGATTGGCTTTCTGTAGTTGTTGCTTTTCGTGCAGATATAATTCTGACTGTTTCTCCTGGTTCTCGATAACAATGACAAACAACTAGTATCCGCAGAGATTTTGACAAGCCCATTCTGAAAATGAATCGATCCTCATTTTCAGAATGGTCTGGATCATGAATAACTAAAGCGTTAGGGTCATAGAAGCATGTTTGGGCTTCCGCAAAACCAATTTTATGTTTTTTCTGATTAGTGTTATTTTTCTTTTCATCCCAGTCAAAAGATATGTGATCCATAACTTTATTGTATGCACAAAGTATTCGTTTTGCAATACTGCTTTCTTCTTTTAGAGCTTCTGATAACCCCTTTTCTGTCTATTCCAAATCTAGTTTTATTATATAAGTGTCAATTAAGACTTATATAACTATTAAATAATAGTTGAT
The sequence above is drawn from the Oceanispirochaeta sp. M1 genome and encodes:
- a CDS encoding DUF6429 family protein, giving the protein MDKEKIDNAALALLSITLHDEFRAWKQLDWDILNRLYEKGFILDPVGKSKSVVFTEAGLLRAKELFDDLFSK
- a CDS encoding GGDEF domain-containing protein, with the protein product MEISFLNDMKKEHNEIDNNWLNLHYQGTIVVVLLVFVLECLIGIILYYTDEINTTIPLYLMKFLIIPSSVNVLCLFIEFKVMRSNRISQETKKTTVSLSLVFIFFVVYMVHSAFLSLYFIFSLSILLTTIYGNYRLTTLTAILSLMSIISSDLIFLWDEDKISVLDNGINFSNFLISLFILISFYFVSLVVISFEKERNVAFLKKEREKTKLIEFSQIDELTGLNNRVAFRNAMEDMENDSCNNKYIFVMIDLDNFKLLNDNFGHLEGDHCLLLFSSILKMNCNGGIPFRYGGDEFSIMFKNTTMKQVITYCEGIQNEFTSNDQIVKSNLPLSVSFGVSIYKCGTAPSKLIKNSDTALYQSKRTKNKITIFNASCIK
- a CDS encoding ABC transporter substrate-binding protein — translated: MKRNGFKFILTSLILMPLYLFAGGQKEETTPLKEINISYVKSPFNLQVMVMKEKELLEKEFAPDKITIKWHEITSGAKQAEAMAAGSLDIASVMNTASVTIANAAGNNVDIIDAVSRPIDTFTIMTGENGPLNVKDLSGKTVAGPKGTVLHQLLESVIQKEGLHDVKLVSMGLPQAQTALLAGKVDAALLAGALVLKTQDAGGQVLTTSEGYVQPLLVSVSPRSFVEAHPGVITRYKKIQSQAYDFIINSQDESLAIGAAQQDLSPDYALDLYKRSGIANNFVKADEEGLLKDILFLQDLGMIEGAVTPHDLISELLDVQ
- a CDS encoding ABC transporter permease, encoding MPSLILLLWTAASYWEWVHPYLLPSPLKVLNAAWSLLIRGELLKHLGVSLKRVLCGFALTMSIAFPLSILIHFLGWLKNLLKGSLEFLRSIPPLSAIPLLILWFGIGEASKTAIIVMASFFPIFLNVLSGLENVDECWKELSDSIQLKKSDYLKNILIPSALPSILTGIQLGISYSWRALMGAEMIAAASGVGYLILDSQEMGRIDRVFVGIITLGICGIILDHFLMRMFNNWIPWKNLEEGQRW
- a CDS encoding ABC transporter ATP-binding protein, yielding MALKNLTKEYDLKGNKIKAVNSVSLELPPGKITALVGDSGCGKTTLLRILAGLLEPDEGEIHTIPDGVRAGVVFQDSRLLPWKTVEENLLLSLKRTQYPPLDKTKRDERVDEALGLVQLNEWKNSYPRELSGGMAQRISLARALCQKKGFLLMDEPFSALDALSREKLQFELKAIQQKMGNTVLFITHDISEAIFLADKVCVMKLGQITGVVQSNGKNHDEISHQIHKLLGFRKI
- a CDS encoding HD-GYP domain-containing protein, which translates into the protein MFTPSYSIHDLVETIIVILNTRDPYTFEHSWRVSALSEAISREMNVPNEYKESIHMAAHLHDIGKIGIPDYILNKTGKLTNVEYEKMKGHSEIGYEIVYGIENLKEIALYVRHHHERWDGKGYPSGLSGKDIPFGARIIAVADTFDAITSHRTYSKERSYDWAYEEIKASSGTQLCPEICDSFLDLKDDIPIILEEANNEIIQRVASKKKSLHY
- a CDS encoding BrnA antitoxin family protein, producing MRDNYDFSNAVNNPYAEKLKQKISIRLDQGTVEYFKDLANETGLKYQQLINLYLTDCAKSHKKISIDWK
- a CDS encoding BrnT family toxin — its product is MDHISFDWDEKKNNTNQKKHKIGFAEAQTCFYDPNALVIHDPDHSENEDRFIFRMGLSKSLRILVVCHCYREPGETVRIISARKATTTESQSYGG